A single Crateriforma conspicua DNA region contains:
- a CDS encoding hydroxypyruvate isomerase family protein — MFASSAGDDLVDQLKFAADQGFTAWEDNLMRDRSVADQERVAAAMQQLDMKMGVISALRGIKKAVSFAGDNAKERDIIVQALRDVVPVAKRVNATHMTVVCGLSDPKLPRDYQTANAIDLLKRCCDVVEPHGLVMVLEPLNSKKNHPGMFLSESPHAYQICKAVGRPSCKILFDIYHQQITEGNLIPNIDRCWDEIGYFQCGDNPGRKEPGTGEIHYGNVFQHLADAGYDGIVGMEHGNSKPGVAGEQAVIDAYRSVDPA; from the coding sequence ATGTTCGCAAGTTCCGCAGGTGACGATCTGGTGGACCAATTGAAATTCGCCGCCGACCAAGGCTTTACCGCTTGGGAAGACAACTTGATGCGCGACCGAAGTGTGGCGGATCAAGAGCGAGTCGCCGCGGCGATGCAGCAGTTGGATATGAAAATGGGAGTGATTTCCGCGCTCCGCGGAATCAAGAAGGCGGTCAGTTTTGCCGGCGACAACGCGAAGGAACGTGACATCATCGTCCAGGCGTTACGCGACGTGGTTCCGGTTGCAAAACGCGTGAACGCGACCCACATGACGGTGGTTTGCGGTTTGTCCGATCCGAAGCTGCCCCGCGACTATCAGACGGCCAATGCGATTGATCTGCTGAAGCGATGCTGTGATGTCGTTGAGCCACATGGTCTGGTGATGGTTTTGGAACCGCTGAATAGCAAAAAGAATCATCCCGGTATGTTTCTGAGCGAATCACCACATGCCTATCAAATCTGCAAAGCGGTGGGGCGTCCGTCCTGCAAAATCTTGTTTGATATCTACCACCAGCAGATCACCGAAGGAAACCTGATTCCCAACATCGATCGTTGTTGGGATGAAATCGGCTATTTTCAATGCGGTGATAATCCGGGACGCAAAGAACCCGGAACGGGAGAGATCCATTATGGAAACGTTTTCCAGCACCTAGCCGACGCGGGATACGACGGGATCGTGGGGATGGAACACGGTAATTCCAAGCCAGGTGTGGCGGGCGAACAAGCGGTAATCGACGCATATCGCAGCGTCGATCCCGCTTGA
- a CDS encoding Gfo/Idh/MocA family protein: MNQRPNEDQLGSNAKLDRRTCLKKTLAAGAATVPAAIQAKAFAAGSDEIKVGLIGCGGRGSGAAAHAMTTGKNVTLTAMADAFEDRLYSSMMSLSSGKAGKSKVEKGEGFGGAMRVPGEQRFVGLDAYQRMMDSDVDLVILTGPPGYRPLHFEAAVDAGKHVFMEKPLATDPHGVRRVLASGDKAKEKKLKVGVGLQRHHQATYQEAIQRIHDGQIGRIVAMRCFWNGGPPAKNAIPRDQMTELEYQVRNWYFFDWLSGDHICEQHIHNLDICNWVKGGLPVRAQGMGGRQVRTDKRFGNIFDHHAVLYFYEDGVPMHSYCRQQLGCMRQVGEIIEGSEGTAELGTSRCSLTAPDGTVIWQSPRRRGDDYMSPYLVEWHDLIDAIHGEKDYDEVDYGATSTMTAILGRFATYSGKEIGWDEAFASQKVTTTDSVDWKSPAPVQPLADGSYRIPTPGVTKVL, translated from the coding sequence ATGAATCAGCGACCGAACGAGGACCAGCTTGGGTCAAACGCAAAACTGGATCGCCGCACGTGCTTGAAGAAAACACTCGCAGCCGGAGCGGCCACCGTTCCGGCCGCGATTCAGGCGAAGGCGTTTGCGGCGGGATCGGATGAAATCAAAGTGGGTTTGATCGGATGTGGCGGCCGCGGCAGCGGGGCGGCGGCCCACGCCATGACCACGGGAAAAAACGTCACGTTGACCGCGATGGCTGACGCGTTCGAAGATCGTCTTTATTCCAGCATGATGTCGTTGTCGAGCGGCAAGGCGGGCAAATCAAAAGTCGAAAAGGGCGAAGGTTTCGGCGGTGCGATGCGAGTCCCGGGCGAACAACGGTTTGTCGGTTTGGATGCATATCAACGCATGATGGACAGTGATGTTGATCTGGTCATCTTGACCGGGCCTCCCGGGTATCGCCCGCTGCATTTCGAAGCGGCTGTGGATGCCGGCAAGCATGTCTTTATGGAAAAACCGTTGGCCACCGATCCGCACGGGGTGCGCCGCGTCCTGGCGTCCGGTGACAAGGCAAAGGAAAAGAAGCTGAAGGTCGGCGTCGGTCTGCAACGGCACCATCAAGCGACCTACCAGGAAGCGATTCAACGGATTCACGACGGTCAAATCGGACGTATCGTCGCCATGCGTTGCTTCTGGAATGGAGGGCCGCCGGCCAAGAATGCGATTCCACGAGACCAGATGACGGAATTGGAATATCAGGTTCGAAACTGGTACTTCTTCGATTGGCTAAGCGGCGATCATATTTGCGAACAGCACATCCACAACTTGGATATTTGCAATTGGGTCAAAGGCGGCTTGCCGGTCAGAGCCCAAGGCATGGGCGGACGTCAGGTCCGCACCGACAAGCGTTTCGGAAACATCTTTGATCATCATGCCGTGTTGTATTTCTACGAAGACGGCGTTCCGATGCACAGTTACTGTCGCCAGCAATTGGGATGCATGCGGCAGGTCGGTGAGATCATCGAAGGCAGCGAGGGAACAGCGGAGCTGGGCACCTCGCGTTGCAGCCTGACGGCGCCCGACGGAACGGTCATTTGGCAGTCACCGCGACGGCGTGGCGACGACTACATGAGTCCCTATCTGGTCGAATGGCATGATTTGATTGATGCCATCCATGGTGAAAAGGATTACGACGAGGTCGACTATGGTGCAACCAGCACAATGACCGCAATCCTGGGCCGATTCGCGACCTACAGCGGAAAAGAAATCGGCTGGGATGAAGCGTTTGCCAGCCAAAAGGTGACCACCACCGATTCGGTCGACTGGAAGTCGCCGGCTCCGGTGCAACCGCTTGCCGACGGTTCCTATCGTATTCCCACCCCCGGTGTCACCAAAGTACTGTGA
- a CDS encoding DUF1801 domain-containing protein — MVQSKATSVDQYLAELSPERREIVSAVRQVIQKNLPAGYQEGMQYGMIGYYVPHDLYPAGYHCDPKQPLPYAHLASQKNYCSLYLCIYQDSDDMEWFSEQWAKTGKKLDMGKSCVRFRKLDDLPLPLIGKVIKRYPVKKFIQRYETLMEDHGPKRLRRKKKST, encoded by the coding sequence ATGGTGCAAAGCAAAGCCACGTCGGTCGATCAGTATCTGGCGGAGCTAAGTCCGGAACGGCGTGAAATTGTTTCGGCGGTTCGCCAAGTCATCCAAAAGAATTTGCCGGCCGGATACCAGGAGGGGATGCAGTACGGCATGATCGGCTATTACGTGCCGCATGACTTGTATCCGGCGGGGTACCACTGCGATCCCAAGCAGCCCTTGCCGTACGCCCATCTGGCGTCGCAGAAAAACTATTGCTCGCTGTATCTGTGTATCTATCAAGACAGCGACGACATGGAATGGTTTTCCGAACAGTGGGCAAAGACTGGCAAAAAGCTGGACATGGGAAAATCGTGCGTTCGGTTCAGGAAACTGGATGACCTGCCGCTGCCGTTGATTGGAAAGGTCATCAAACGCTATCCGGTCAAGAAGTTCATTCAGCGATATGAAACGCTGATGGAAGATCACGGGCCCAAACGCCTGCGTCGCAAGAAAAAGTCGACCTAG
- a CDS encoding methyltransferase, translating to MSTATTRTASQHAVDWIGWWTLVSQADARQRWQTLSLEFLRFHRRPLNNLLHGITTPVSLLGLQGLLVLAHPWLLLWTLPYLAVIWFWIPAVVFVPTAAIVLGSAAIAYSSQLGLWVCLGLFLGGYFGQDVAHLLTGERTFQSSYSRTGNRWMHFVWHLVYQVPLVVLSCLQRTTSPLRMLVQRKAIHFHKLEDSQSESDLHSIRQWATELHPNPSQSVHYWPADMQGDPKAAFDRLAVQSDLMRRIQRFHGAGYEVAPVFGMNELYVTGPPKRSTSDTVFYMSHVDGPFSVFPGARLYRCMVATSPNTTVTTHFPMVGAAYDQPESFRLETGQTVAFDFNRELHYITRDASADQVGPRVNLKLHFVAYPKVMRWYGKLLDRWTTSYDIKARNLFLQTIAPDAFFSRWKAKWVLASTKFYEWAVRYVGWTNVAYVALVAIIAACVGDYRWFVLATSFVHYLIYLGTLRERRGVAFGLFVRDAIFFKAVAMAQLIGLFVGTLSSVAPSTAGIAIAVVTIGFSLSGYAAHLLGLRRTYFSSELGLDPPKRIDAFPYGYIPHPMIAGTLLALAGIAWVAPVGEFLFWVAVIHSIFYLCVLLHEIVVHRERSGHQSDADAVGVS from the coding sequence ATGAGTACGGCAACGACACGAACCGCATCCCAGCATGCTGTTGATTGGATCGGTTGGTGGACTTTGGTCAGCCAAGCCGACGCGCGTCAGCGTTGGCAAACGTTGTCGCTAGAATTTCTTCGCTTTCATCGTCGGCCGCTGAACAATCTGTTGCACGGGATCACGACGCCCGTTTCATTGCTGGGGTTGCAAGGCTTGTTGGTGCTGGCCCATCCATGGTTATTGCTGTGGACGCTGCCGTACTTGGCGGTCATTTGGTTTTGGATTCCGGCGGTGGTGTTCGTTCCGACCGCCGCCATTGTCTTGGGATCTGCCGCGATCGCGTATTCGTCACAGTTGGGCTTGTGGGTTTGTCTGGGACTGTTTTTGGGCGGGTACTTTGGCCAAGACGTGGCTCACCTGCTGACCGGCGAACGAACGTTCCAGAGCAGTTACAGTCGCACTGGCAATCGCTGGATGCACTTCGTTTGGCATCTGGTCTATCAGGTGCCGTTGGTCGTGTTGTCTTGTTTGCAGCGGACAACGTCACCGCTACGCATGCTGGTTCAGCGAAAAGCAATCCACTTTCACAAGTTGGAAGATTCGCAATCGGAGTCGGATCTGCATTCGATTCGCCAGTGGGCAACCGAACTGCATCCCAACCCGTCGCAAAGCGTGCACTATTGGCCGGCCGATATGCAGGGTGACCCCAAGGCAGCGTTCGATCGTTTGGCCGTCCAATCGGACTTGATGCGCCGGATTCAGCGTTTCCATGGGGCCGGGTACGAAGTGGCCCCGGTCTTTGGCATGAACGAGTTGTACGTCACGGGACCGCCCAAACGCAGCACGTCCGATACGGTCTTTTACATGTCACATGTCGACGGGCCATTTTCGGTGTTCCCGGGCGCTAGACTTTATCGATGCATGGTGGCTACCAGCCCAAACACAACGGTGACCACTCATTTTCCGATGGTCGGTGCCGCCTATGACCAACCGGAAAGCTTTCGACTGGAAACCGGCCAAACAGTCGCCTTTGATTTCAATCGCGAATTGCATTACATCACTCGTGACGCATCCGCCGACCAGGTCGGGCCACGCGTGAATTTGAAGTTGCACTTCGTGGCGTATCCCAAAGTGATGCGTTGGTATGGAAAGCTGCTGGATCGTTGGACGACGTCCTACGACATCAAAGCTCGAAACCTGTTCTTGCAGACGATCGCGCCCGATGCGTTTTTCAGCCGATGGAAGGCGAAATGGGTTTTGGCATCCACAAAGTTTTACGAATGGGCGGTGCGGTACGTTGGATGGACCAATGTCGCGTACGTGGCGTTAGTCGCAATCATTGCCGCATGCGTGGGTGATTATCGCTGGTTTGTTTTGGCCACCAGTTTTGTGCATTACCTGATTTACTTGGGAACACTCCGCGAACGTCGCGGGGTGGCATTCGGATTGTTTGTCCGGGACGCGATCTTCTTCAAAGCCGTGGCGATGGCACAGCTGATCGGCTTGTTTGTCGGGACGCTGTCGTCCGTGGCACCCTCGACCGCGGGGATCGCCATCGCCGTGGTGACGATTGGGTTTTCGTTGTCCGGCTATGCGGCACATCTGTTGGGTCTGCGGCGAACGTATTTTTCGTCGGAATTGGGGTTGGATCCACCAAAGCGAATCGATGCGTTTCCTTACGGATACATTCCACATCCGATGATTGCCGGTACTCTGTTGGCCCTGGCCGGCATTGCTTGGGTGGCACCCGTCGGTGAATTCCTGTTCTGGGTGGCGGTGATTCACTCGATTTTTTACTTGTGTGTTCTGCTGCACGAAATCGTCGTTCACCGCGAACGATCCGGCCACCAATCCGACGCCGATGCGGTTGGGGTATCCTGA
- a CDS encoding class I SAM-dependent methyltransferase: MTDWASDLRVLRQLLWHRTTGDTHQERLESFYGRQAGDYDSFRRRMLHGRRPLIDQIDFPEGGTWVDLGCGTGENVLFAGSKAARLKDIHLVDLSPSLLEKAGQRHVADSSTKIQTHLADATLFDLPDQSVDVATFSYSLTMIPDWFAAVENALRMLRPGGILGVTDFFVSRKHADEDLVHHGWLKRTFWQQWFAMDNVFLCGDHLAMLKRRTRVVHLEQHGGKVPYLPLLKAPYYVFLGRK; encoded by the coding sequence ATGACCGATTGGGCAAGCGATCTGCGGGTGCTACGGCAATTGCTGTGGCATCGAACCACCGGCGATACGCACCAAGAACGGCTGGAGAGTTTCTATGGCCGACAAGCCGGCGATTACGATTCCTTTCGGCGTCGTATGTTGCACGGTCGTCGACCGTTGATCGATCAGATCGATTTTCCCGAAGGCGGGACCTGGGTCGACCTGGGATGCGGCACGGGTGAAAACGTCTTGTTTGCCGGGTCAAAGGCGGCCCGGTTGAAAGACATTCATCTGGTTGATCTTTCACCGTCGCTGTTGGAAAAGGCGGGACAGCGTCACGTTGCCGACAGTTCCACCAAAATTCAAACGCATTTGGCTGATGCGACGTTGTTCGATCTGCCGGATCAGTCGGTCGACGTCGCTACGTTCAGCTATTCGTTGACGATGATTCCCGACTGGTTCGCCGCGGTCGAAAATGCATTGCGCATGTTGCGGCCGGGTGGCATTTTGGGCGTCACGGATTTCTTTGTTTCACGCAAGCACGCTGACGAGGATTTGGTTCATCACGGCTGGTTGAAACGCACGTTTTGGCAACAGTGGTTCGCGATGGACAACGTGTTCTTGTGTGGCGATCACTTGGCGATGTTGAAGCGTCGAACGCGGGTCGTTCACTTGGAACAACATGGGGGCAAGGTCCCTTACTTGCCGCTGTTGAAGGCACCTTACTACGTCTTTTTGGGGCGAAAATGA
- a CDS encoding DUF3419 family protein encodes MAFQGIANRCFNVVHKQNLIYNTCWEDPSLDRQALQLGPQDSVALITSAGCNSLDYALEGPAEVHAIDVNPLQNALLELKIVAIRSLEFDDFFQLFGHGRHADWQSIYRNRVRAQLSDVAKRTWDKRINFFDGSHRRRSFYFRGTSGLFAWLINRYVRRRPELRSAVDELLEADSLEQQREIYRRRNVDHLLWTRPLRWMLRRDATMAMLGVPRSQRNQIDRDYPGGLAKFIQDRIAHVFQNMPLKDNYFWRVYLTGEYTPDCCPEYLRADNFDALKAGLVDRIQVHTSTVEGFLRQHDRPISRYVLLDHMDWLYDRFPDLLVSEWQAIVDRASAQARVLWRSAALEVDFVDPLQVTVDGKPVRVGDLLTYQNELAASLHQDDRVNTYGSFYIADLRGLAA; translated from the coding sequence ATGGCATTTCAAGGTATCGCCAACCGTTGCTTTAACGTCGTTCACAAGCAAAACCTGATTTACAACACGTGCTGGGAAGATCCGTCGCTGGATCGCCAGGCGTTGCAGTTGGGGCCACAAGATTCAGTGGCTCTGATCACATCAGCGGGATGCAATTCGCTGGACTATGCGTTGGAAGGCCCGGCGGAAGTCCACGCCATCGACGTCAATCCGCTTCAAAACGCCCTGCTGGAGCTGAAAATCGTCGCCATTCGTTCGCTGGAGTTCGATGATTTCTTTCAACTGTTCGGACATGGACGCCACGCGGACTGGCAATCGATTTATCGCAATCGCGTTCGTGCCCAGTTGTCGGATGTGGCCAAGCGGACTTGGGACAAACGGATCAATTTCTTTGACGGCAGCCATCGTCGACGCAGTTTCTATTTTCGGGGCACGTCCGGGCTGTTTGCGTGGTTGATCAACCGGTACGTCCGTCGGCGACCAGAACTTCGGAGCGCCGTCGATGAATTGCTGGAAGCCGATTCGCTGGAACAGCAGCGTGAAATCTATCGTCGTCGCAACGTCGATCATCTGCTGTGGACCCGTCCGCTGCGATGGATGCTGCGTCGCGATGCGACAATGGCGATGTTGGGGGTGCCGCGCAGCCAAAGAAATCAAATTGACCGTGACTATCCCGGCGGCTTGGCAAAGTTCATCCAAGACCGGATCGCGCATGTGTTTCAGAACATGCCGCTGAAGGACAACTATTTTTGGCGGGTCTATCTGACCGGCGAATACACCCCGGATTGCTGTCCGGAATATTTGCGTGCCGACAATTTTGACGCACTCAAAGCGGGATTGGTCGATCGCATCCAGGTTCACACATCGACGGTGGAAGGCTTTCTGCGGCAACATGATCGGCCGATTTCACGCTACGTGTTGCTGGATCACATGGATTGGTTGTACGACCGTTTTCCGGATCTGTTGGTCAGCGAATGGCAGGCGATCGTCGATCGTGCATCGGCGCAGGCACGTGTGCTGTGGCGCAGTGCCGCGTTGGAGGTCGATTTCGTCGATCCGCTGCAAGTGACGGTCGATGGCAAGCCCGTCCGCGTCGGCGATCTGTTGACCTATCAAAACGAATTGGCGGCATCACTTCACCAAGACGATCGCGTCAACACGTACGGCAGTTTCTATATCGCAGATTTGCGAGGGTTGGCGGCATGA
- a CDS encoding UDP-2,3-diacylglucosamine diphosphatase: MASAATSVRTLLISDVHLGCKHAQVKACLDFLQSYQPEQIYLVGDFIDGWKCNKGWHWPDECNQILNHLEQLIREGTEVFYVPGNHDAFLRNADYLRMIPEAFSQVKIADEFVFETLQGWRLLITHGDLFDFFETRAQWVSRATAGVYDFVLSLNRWVNRRRVGSNPYGACAFLKDRVKRGVRFISSFEASIMQHARQRRCEGVVCGHIHTPAIVRRKDSIYFNTGDWVENCTGLVEHHDGTIRLESTYGTPQTLQLNPHERLAMRTRSASTDDRSDWYYGSDAERFDGNAGVESEFEKVRQIAG, encoded by the coding sequence ATGGCCTCTGCTGCAACGTCGGTCCGGACCCTTCTGATCAGCGACGTTCATCTCGGATGCAAGCACGCGCAAGTCAAAGCCTGCTTGGACTTTTTGCAATCCTATCAGCCAGAACAGATCTATCTGGTGGGTGATTTCATCGACGGCTGGAAGTGCAACAAAGGCTGGCACTGGCCGGACGAATGCAACCAGATCCTGAATCACTTGGAGCAGTTGATCCGCGAAGGCACCGAGGTGTTTTATGTGCCCGGCAATCACGACGCGTTTCTGCGAAACGCCGACTATCTGCGGATGATTCCGGAAGCTTTTTCCCAAGTGAAAATCGCCGACGAATTCGTGTTTGAAACGCTGCAGGGTTGGCGTTTGCTGATCACCCACGGCGACCTGTTCGACTTCTTTGAAACCCGTGCACAATGGGTTTCACGCGCGACCGCCGGTGTGTACGACTTCGTGCTCAGCCTGAATCGGTGGGTCAATCGACGACGTGTCGGGTCGAATCCCTATGGTGCGTGTGCGTTTTTGAAAGACCGAGTCAAACGAGGCGTTCGGTTCATCAGCAGTTTTGAAGCCTCGATCATGCAACACGCGCGACAGCGACGCTGTGAAGGCGTGGTGTGTGGGCACATTCACACCCCGGCCATCGTCCGCCGCAAAGACTCCATTTACTTCAACACCGGCGATTGGGTCGAAAACTGTACCGGGTTGGTGGAACACCACGACGGCACGATTCGCTTGGAATCGACCTATGGAACACCCCAAACCCTGCAACTGAATCCTCACGAACGATTGGCGATGCGGACCCGGTCGGCTTCGACCGACGATCGTTCGGATTGGTATTACGGCAGCGATGCCGAACGTTTCGATGGAAACGCCGGTGTGGAATCGGAATTCGAAAAAGTACGTCAAATTGCGGGCTAG
- a CDS encoding c-type cytochrome, with translation MRRFPVPSIAWIYQKIIVVGRIKRCPPSVQRLIRSFALVLITSLLGSIVCAENSDSFTSVEASAEAVGGDARRGLRLLLETPLIPSDFDQETFDAVWQSWPEPLRSRAEQSTPEIRRQMAFERYGLTPRPAGLRDVDDRPDERPMQYVVDDQGRWTMNCLACHGGMVDGQPSPGAPNNRFALQTFTEEIRATKWILGKPLARMDLGAMVIPLGSTHGTTNAVVFGMGLMHYRDAELNFQPKIPGKFTHHDMDAPPWWHFAKRPYIYIDGFAAKGHRGLMQFMLVPENGPTFFSDHEDDFRDVYAYLSSLTPPKFEGEIDTAVARQGKVLFEEHCARCHGTYGTDGTYPNQRVPIDDIGTDRVRFDALSVSGRQKYADSWFAKTETPERRSIAAPDGYVAPPLDGIWASAPYFHNGSVPTLWGVLNPEQRPAVWRSDRLEFDSRDIGLRHEVVDQVPVIVSDAAVRRTYFDTRLPGKSRTGHDYPDVLTDLEKRAVLEYLKTL, from the coding sequence ATGCGTCGCTTTCCCGTCCCGTCGATTGCCTGGATTTATCAAAAAATCATCGTTGTGGGTCGGATCAAACGGTGCCCACCGAGCGTCCAGCGATTGATCCGCTCGTTCGCGCTGGTTCTGATCACGAGCCTGTTGGGATCGATCGTTTGCGCCGAAAACTCCGATTCTTTCACGTCAGTCGAGGCGTCTGCCGAGGCAGTCGGCGGCGATGCCCGGCGTGGGCTCCGTCTGCTGCTCGAGACCCCCCTGATCCCCTCCGACTTTGACCAGGAGACGTTTGACGCGGTCTGGCAAAGCTGGCCGGAGCCCCTACGAAGCCGCGCCGAACAATCCACCCCGGAAATTCGACGACAGATGGCGTTCGAGCGTTACGGTCTGACGCCACGTCCGGCGGGCCTTCGTGACGTCGACGACCGGCCCGATGAACGGCCGATGCAGTATGTCGTCGATGATCAGGGACGCTGGACGATGAATTGCCTCGCCTGTCACGGCGGCATGGTCGACGGGCAACCGTCCCCCGGAGCCCCCAACAACCGATTTGCACTACAAACGTTTACCGAAGAAATTCGGGCGACCAAATGGATCTTGGGCAAGCCGTTGGCGCGGATGGATCTGGGCGCCATGGTCATTCCGCTGGGCAGCACTCACGGCACCACCAACGCGGTGGTCTTCGGCATGGGCTTGATGCATTACCGCGACGCCGAACTGAATTTCCAACCGAAGATTCCGGGCAAGTTCACGCACCATGACATGGACGCACCGCCTTGGTGGCACTTCGCAAAGCGACCGTACATCTACATCGACGGGTTCGCGGCAAAAGGCCATCGTGGACTGATGCAGTTCATGTTGGTGCCCGAGAACGGCCCGACTTTCTTTTCCGACCACGAAGACGACTTCCGCGACGTCTACGCATACCTGTCTTCGTTGACGCCGCCGAAATTCGAAGGAGAGATCGACACGGCCGTCGCGCGACAAGGCAAAGTATTGTTCGAAGAACACTGCGCCAGGTGCCATGGCACTTACGGAACCGACGGGACCTATCCCAACCAGCGTGTTCCGATCGATGACATCGGCACCGATCGCGTGCGCTTTGATGCGCTGTCGGTTAGCGGCCGCCAGAAGTACGCCGACAGTTGGTTCGCCAAAACGGAAACGCCGGAACGCCGCAGCATTGCGGCTCCCGATGGTTACGTCGCACCACCGCTGGACGGCATCTGGGCTAGCGCGCCCTACTTTCACAACGGCAGCGTGCCCACGTTGTGGGGTGTTTTGAATCCCGAGCAACGACCGGCGGTTTGGCGTTCGGATCGCCTGGAGTTCGATTCCCGGGATATCGGGCTGCGTCACGAAGTGGTGGATCAAGTCCCCGTCATCGTTTCCGACGCCGCCGTCCGCCGCACCTATTTCGACACCCGTCTGCCCGGCAAAAGTCGCACCGGCCATGATTATCCCGATGTCCTAACGGACTTGGAGAAACGTGCCGTGCTGGAGTATCTGAAGACGCTGTAG
- the thiC gene encoding phosphomethylpyrimidine synthase ThiC translates to MTSTQILAARAGEVTAEMKFVAEREGLDAELIRDEVAAGRLVIPANKVHAAGALEPMGIGIAAKCKINANIGNSAVTSNADEELQKLRTAIHHGADTVMDLSTGKDIDNIRRVIIDNSPVPIGTVPIYQMLEELGGNIEDMNAQHFLDMVEHQAKQGVDYMTIHCGVKLEHLHLSVNRVTGIVSRGGSLIAKWMMAHNKQNPLYDAFDDLCDIMRQYDVTWSLGDGMRPGSIADASDAAQFAELDVLGELTRRGQENGTQVMVEGPGHIPMHQIQMNIEKQIEVCNGAPFYVLGPLVTDIAPGYDHITSGIGAAMAGWYGAAMLCYVTPKEHLGLPNEEDVKQGVIAYKIAAHAADVARGRKGAQDRDDALSKARFEFDWNEQFRLSLDPETARRYHDETLPQETFKSASFCSMCGPKYCSMKITEDIRKMAREKKLVNLEP, encoded by the coding sequence ATGACCAGCACACAGATTCTGGCCGCTCGCGCCGGCGAAGTGACCGCAGAAATGAAGTTCGTTGCCGAGCGTGAGGGCTTGGATGCCGAACTGATTCGAGACGAAGTGGCTGCCGGCCGATTGGTCATCCCCGCCAACAAGGTTCACGCCGCCGGTGCGCTGGAACCAATGGGCATCGGCATCGCCGCAAAGTGCAAGATCAACGCCAACATCGGCAACAGCGCGGTCACCAGCAACGCCGACGAAGAACTGCAAAAGTTGCGAACCGCCATCCATCATGGCGCCGACACGGTGATGGACCTGTCGACCGGAAAAGACATCGACAACATCCGCCGCGTCATCATCGACAACAGCCCCGTTCCGATCGGCACAGTGCCGATCTATCAAATGCTGGAAGAACTGGGCGGCAACATCGAAGACATGAACGCCCAGCACTTTTTGGACATGGTCGAACACCAAGCCAAGCAGGGTGTCGATTACATGACGATTCATTGTGGCGTCAAACTGGAACACTTGCACCTGAGCGTCAATCGTGTCACGGGCATCGTCAGCCGCGGCGGATCATTGATCGCCAAGTGGATGATGGCGCACAACAAACAAAACCCGCTGTACGATGCTTTTGACGATCTGTGTGACATCATGCGGCAATACGATGTCACTTGGTCCCTGGGCGACGGGATGCGGCCGGGAAGCATCGCCGATGCCTCCGACGCAGCGCAGTTTGCCGAACTGGACGTGCTGGGTGAATTGACCCGACGCGGGCAAGAAAACGGCACGCAGGTCATGGTCGAAGGCCCGGGACACATCCCGATGCACCAGATCCAAATGAACATCGAAAAGCAGATCGAAGTCTGCAACGGCGCCCCGTTCTACGTCTTGGGTCCTCTGGTCACCGATATCGCACCGGGATACGACCACATCACCAGCGGGATCGGTGCCGCGATGGCCGGATGGTACGGCGCCGCAATGCTGTGCTATGTCACGCCCAAAGAGCACTTGGGGTTGCCCAACGAAGAAGACGTCAAACAGGGTGTGATCGCTTACAAGATCGCCGCTCATGCCGCCGACGTCGCGCGGGGCCGCAAGGGTGCCCAGGACCGGGACGACGCTCTGTCCAAAGCACGGTTCGAATTCGACTGGAACGAACAGTTTCGCCTGTCACTGGATCCGGAAACCGCTCGCCGCTATCACGACGAGACATTACCGCAAGAAACCTTCAAAAGTGCAAGTTTTTGCAGCATGTGTGGCCCGAAGTATTGTTCAATGAAGATCACCGAAGACATTCGCAAAATGGCCCGCGAGAAAAAGCTGGTGAATCTGGAACCGTAA